One segment of Natronosalvus halobius DNA contains the following:
- a CDS encoding DUF7560 family zinc ribbon protein, translated as MSTSEDYRFVCPECAQSITVNASMREALVENGCVVCGSAVSRADFEEMAESDA; from the coding sequence ATGAGTACAAGTGAGGACTATCGCTTCGTCTGTCCCGAGTGCGCCCAGTCCATCACGGTCAACGCGTCGATGCGGGAGGCCCTCGTCGAGAACGGCTGTGTGGTCTGTGGGAGCGCCGTCTCTCGGGCGGACTTCGAAGAGATGGCCGAAAGCGACGCCTGA
- a CDS encoding aminotransferase class V-fold PLP-dependent enzyme: MDHETLRADIPALEHGIYLNTGAGGPSPRPVVETIESSLESHEYDAPTGEGMYAAASSSLDRAKTAVADLIGARETEIALTQSTTDGINRVAGAFDWDERDVVVRTDLEHPAGILPWRRLERTRGTEVRVLETEEGKLDLEAAKDALEGATLLVVSSITWTHGTRLPIEELVELAHDADARVLVDAVQSPGQTTVDVTDWGADFVVGAGHKWLLGPFGAGFLYVREGAERECVPGAIGYRSVTDASAHDYEYAPGAGRFEVGTTSPALYDGLAAAIDYHQELGTEAIESRIVDLTEYLTDGLPDSALCSPREFESGLVTIDVPDPEATVDRLAEQDVAVRSLSYPDAIRASVHAFNTRDDLDALLEALKR, translated from the coding sequence ATGGACCACGAGACCCTTCGCGCGGACATTCCGGCGCTCGAGCACGGCATCTACCTGAACACCGGCGCCGGCGGGCCCAGCCCCCGGCCCGTCGTCGAGACGATCGAGTCGTCCCTCGAGTCCCACGAGTACGACGCGCCGACCGGCGAGGGCATGTACGCCGCGGCCAGCTCGAGCCTCGACCGGGCGAAGACGGCGGTCGCCGACCTCATCGGCGCTCGCGAGACTGAAATCGCGCTCACCCAGAGCACGACCGACGGCATCAACCGCGTCGCCGGCGCGTTCGACTGGGACGAACGCGACGTCGTCGTCCGCACTGACCTCGAACACCCGGCGGGGATCCTGCCGTGGCGACGGCTCGAGCGTACGCGCGGCACGGAGGTTCGCGTCCTCGAGACGGAGGAGGGGAAACTGGACCTCGAAGCCGCGAAGGACGCACTCGAGGGAGCGACGCTCCTGGTCGTAAGTTCGATCACCTGGACACACGGAACGCGACTGCCGATCGAGGAACTCGTCGAGCTGGCACACGATGCCGACGCGCGGGTCCTCGTCGACGCCGTGCAGTCGCCTGGACAGACCACCGTCGACGTCACCGACTGGGGGGCCGATTTCGTCGTCGGCGCCGGTCACAAGTGGCTGCTCGGCCCCTTCGGCGCCGGCTTCCTCTACGTCCGCGAGGGGGCCGAACGCGAGTGCGTGCCGGGTGCGATCGGCTACCGGAGCGTGACCGACGCCTCCGCGCACGACTATGAGTACGCGCCCGGTGCCGGTCGGTTCGAGGTCGGCACGACCAGCCCCGCCCTCTACGACGGCCTGGCGGCGGCGATCGACTATCACCAGGAACTCGGAACGGAAGCCATCGAGTCCCGTATCGTCGATCTTACCGAGTATCTCACGGACGGCCTCCCGGACTCCGCGTTGTGCAGCCCCCGTGAGTTCGAGTCCGGACTCGTCACGATCGACGTGCCCGATCCGGAGGCGACGGTCGACCGCCTCGCCGAGCAAGACGTCGCCGTTCGGTCGCTCTCGTACCCGGACGCCATCAGGGCGTCAGTTCACGCGTTCAACACGCGAGACGACCTGGACGCGTTGCTCGAGGCGTTGAAACGATAG
- a CDS encoding NAD(P)/FAD-dependent oxidoreductase, whose product MSEEKRDSDHDHDHDLDLVVVGSGVAGLSAAVYAARADLGPLVLEGPEPGGQLTLTTEVENFLGFPEGVGGMELVQRGKEQAERFGAEFAHGTVEAADLEAHPFELDLSSGETIRTRALIVATGASARWVGAENEDELMGYGLSTCATCDGAFHRGDDVLVVGGGDSAMEEALFLAKFAESVTVVHRRDELRASDIMARRARDHETISFRWNAELLAIQGDRDSGVTGATLVSHPDGHPIEKVEVGEDVIEETVDVGGIFYGVGHVPNTDFLVDTPVSLDAAGYLETRGSTTETDVPGVFGAGDVMDPQYRQAITAAGTGSMAALDAEAWVEETDAELATEPAAPPIEAND is encoded by the coding sequence ATGAGCGAGGAGAAACGCGACTCTGACCACGACCACGACCACGACCTCGACCTCGTCGTCGTCGGCTCCGGCGTCGCTGGCCTCTCCGCGGCCGTCTACGCCGCGCGGGCGGACCTCGGGCCGCTCGTGCTCGAGGGCCCCGAACCCGGCGGTCAGCTGACGCTCACGACGGAAGTCGAGAACTTCCTCGGCTTCCCGGAGGGCGTCGGCGGCATGGAACTCGTACAGCGCGGGAAGGAACAGGCAGAGCGATTCGGCGCCGAGTTCGCCCACGGAACCGTCGAGGCGGCCGACCTCGAGGCCCACCCGTTCGAACTCGACCTCTCGAGCGGCGAGACGATCCGGACACGCGCACTGATCGTCGCCACCGGCGCGAGCGCTCGCTGGGTCGGTGCCGAAAACGAGGACGAGTTGATGGGGTACGGGCTCTCGACGTGTGCGACCTGCGACGGCGCCTTCCACCGCGGCGACGACGTGCTCGTCGTCGGGGGCGGCGACAGCGCGATGGAGGAGGCGCTCTTCCTCGCGAAGTTCGCCGAGAGTGTCACGGTCGTCCACCGACGCGACGAACTTCGCGCCTCCGACATCATGGCCCGGCGCGCTCGTGATCACGAGACGATCTCGTTCCGCTGGAACGCCGAACTGCTCGCGATCCAGGGCGACCGGGACTCGGGCGTCACCGGCGCGACGCTCGTGAGCCACCCCGATGGCCACCCGATCGAGAAGGTCGAGGTCGGCGAGGACGTCATCGAGGAAACCGTCGACGTCGGCGGCATCTTCTACGGCGTCGGCCACGTCCCAAACACCGACTTCCTCGTGGATACGCCCGTCTCGCTGGACGCCGCGGGCTACCTCGAGACCCGGGGCTCGACGACCGAGACCGACGTGCCCGGCGTCTTCGGCGCCGGCGACGTCATGGACCCACAGTACCGGCAAGCAATCACCGCAGCCGGGACGGGGAGCATGGCCGCGCTCGACGCCGAGGCCTGGGTCGAGGAGACGGACGCCGAACTGGCAACGGAACCGGCAGCCCCTCCGATCGAGGCCAACGATTAG
- a CDS encoding winged helix-turn-helix domain-containing protein, whose product MSQSLTATTSPFGYDTPSDETTITTGDDVQTILDALTDADCRTILEALNEDAAYLTASELSERCDVPLSTTYRKIEKLTDAGMLDEKLRIRRSGKHTSEYGHRVDDVQISVEADSGIELLLSHPSA is encoded by the coding sequence ATGAGCCAGTCACTAACCGCGACGACGAGCCCCTTCGGATACGACACCCCAAGCGACGAGACGACGATCACCACCGGCGACGACGTCCAGACCATTCTCGATGCGCTCACCGACGCCGACTGCCGGACCATCCTCGAGGCCCTCAACGAGGACGCCGCGTATCTCACCGCATCCGAACTCTCCGAGCGCTGTGACGTCCCCCTCTCGACGACCTACCGCAAAATCGAGAAGTTGACCGACGCGGGGATGCTCGACGAGAAACTTCGCATCCGCCGCTCGGGCAAGCACACGAGCGAGTACGGCCACCGCGTCGACGACGTCCAGATCTCGGTCGAAGCCGACAGTGGGATCGAACTGTTGCTCTCTCACCCCAGCGCCTGA
- a CDS encoding sulfite exporter TauE/SafE family protein, whose amino-acid sequence MEVFGIALTMLVLFVSFGFMVGVLFGFFGMGGSFLVTPALLVMGYPARVAVGSGMAFVFGTAVIATMKHHDLGQVDYKLGGLMIVGTTVGIEVGRIGVFYLEELGLASGVIGVTYVVLLGSIGLFVTRNALKGDGDGNGTDTSGGHHDAANQEIDPDAIPDIAKKIQSYHVPPMMTIAGGITVSLWMVLGVAFVTGLLSGFLGVGGGFIRMPAMFYLIGVPVPVAVGTDLFEIVFSGGIGSFLYGLEGGVDLSIVAPLLAGSAFGARIGSAATSIVDEGDIKIYFGLMLLGGSVAVAFRQAGDYLGMEVLSTVSFALILLSAFMVSGAVIYSTIVAMRQNARIARSTAD is encoded by the coding sequence ATGGAGGTATTCGGCATCGCGCTCACGATGCTCGTCCTGTTCGTGAGCTTCGGCTTCATGGTTGGCGTCCTGTTCGGCTTCTTCGGGATGGGTGGATCCTTCCTCGTGACGCCGGCGCTCCTGGTCATGGGTTACCCGGCCCGCGTCGCGGTCGGGAGTGGTATGGCGTTCGTCTTCGGGACCGCCGTCATCGCGACGATGAAACACCACGACCTCGGCCAGGTTGACTACAAACTCGGCGGGTTGATGATCGTCGGGACGACCGTCGGCATCGAAGTCGGGCGGATCGGGGTCTTCTACCTCGAGGAACTCGGCCTCGCCAGCGGCGTCATCGGCGTCACCTACGTCGTGTTGCTGGGGTCGATCGGTCTGTTCGTCACCCGGAACGCGCTGAAGGGTGATGGTGACGGTAACGGCACCGATACCTCGGGCGGCCACCACGACGCCGCCAACCAGGAGATCGATCCGGACGCGATCCCGGACATCGCGAAGAAAATTCAGTCCTACCACGTGCCCCCGATGATGACCATCGCCGGCGGAATCACGGTCTCGCTGTGGATGGTTCTCGGCGTCGCGTTCGTCACGGGGCTGTTGTCGGGCTTCCTCGGCGTTGGCGGCGGATTCATCCGCATGCCCGCGATGTTCTACCTGATCGGGGTCCCCGTCCCGGTGGCCGTCGGGACTGACCTGTTCGAGATCGTCTTCTCTGGCGGGATCGGGTCGTTCCTCTACGGCCTCGAAGGCGGCGTCGACCTCTCGATCGTCGCGCCGTTGCTGGCCGGGAGCGCATTCGGCGCCCGCATCGGTTCGGCGGCGACCAGCATCGTCGACGAGGGTGACATCAAGATCTACTTCGGCCTGATGCTCCTGGGCGGATCGGTCGCCGTCGCGTTCCGCCAGGCCGGGGACTACCTCGGGATGGAGGTCCTGAGCACGGTTAGCTTCGCGTTGATCTTGCTCTCAGCGTTCATGGTCAGTGGAGCCGTCATCTACAGCACCATCGTCGCGATGCGACAGAACGCTCGGATCGCCCGTTCGACGGCCGATTAG
- a CDS encoding DUF7512 family protein yields MIEFASLSEPVQAGVLVGAVLVEAIVLYVGYGLLERVAAPPLIDAIENV; encoded by the coding sequence ATGATCGAGTTCGCCTCCCTGTCGGAACCAGTACAGGCAGGCGTCCTCGTGGGTGCCGTCCTCGTCGAGGCAATCGTCCTCTACGTGGGGTACGGTTTACTCGAGCGAGTCGCCGCACCGCCCCTGATCGACGCTATCGAAAACGTCTAA
- the trxA gene encoding thioredoxin: MSSDAYSGTDQTADEPVYIQGQSHFEEVVSENDVVLVDFFATWCGPCQMLEPVMEQLATETDATVAKVDVDDNQPLAGSFGVRGVPTIMVFADGEQVEQQVGALPADRLRSLVEGYTNE, encoded by the coding sequence ATGTCATCTGATGCATACAGCGGAACCGACCAGACCGCCGACGAACCAGTCTACATCCAGGGCCAGTCCCACTTCGAAGAGGTCGTGAGCGAGAACGACGTCGTTCTCGTCGACTTCTTCGCGACGTGGTGTGGCCCGTGCCAGATGCTCGAGCCGGTGATGGAGCAACTCGCCACGGAGACCGACGCCACGGTCGCGAAGGTCGACGTCGACGACAACCAGCCGCTCGCGGGCAGCTTCGGCGTTCGCGGCGTCCCGACAATCATGGTGTTCGCCGACGGCGAGCAGGTCGAACAGCAGGTCGGCGCGTTGCCCGCCGACCGACTCCGCAGCCTGGTCGAGGGATACACGAACGAATGA
- a CDS encoding four-helix bundle copper-binding protein — MALQQLPRDDEMKDCIDNCLEAAQVCEWCADACADHGEEMAECIRLCRDVADLATLHARFMARDSDYHGDLAAICADACEACAEECEQHDHDHCQACAEVLPKCAESCRAMAS; from the coding sequence ATGGCGCTACAACAACTGCCGCGGGACGACGAGATGAAAGACTGCATCGACAACTGCCTCGAGGCCGCCCAGGTCTGTGAGTGGTGTGCAGACGCGTGTGCCGACCACGGCGAGGAGATGGCCGAGTGCATCCGGCTCTGTCGGGACGTCGCCGACCTGGCAACGTTGCACGCACGATTCATGGCCCGCGATTCGGATTACCACGGCGACCTCGCCGCTATCTGTGCGGACGCCTGCGAGGCCTGTGCCGAGGAGTGCGAACAGCACGATCACGATCACTGTCAGGCCTGTGCGGAGGTCCTTCCGAAGTGTGCCGAATCGTGTCGCGCTATGGCCAGCTAG
- a CDS encoding DUF2243 domain-containing protein → MAPPPQSETWLGLSARSKPLVQAGVALGVGLGGFFDGIVLHQILQWHHMLSARTDTTDLAALQLNVLADGLFHVATYAFTIVGIVLIVRAWRHPYVPPSSRTLFGSVLMGWGLFNLVEGLVNHHLLELHHVWPDGPASVLVFDVAFLLSGVLLLALGYGIARSDSDAAGSTRSEAA, encoded by the coding sequence ATGGCGCCACCCCCGCAATCGGAGACGTGGCTCGGGCTCTCCGCGCGGTCGAAACCGCTCGTCCAGGCCGGAGTCGCCCTCGGTGTCGGACTGGGCGGATTTTTCGACGGCATCGTCCTGCATCAGATCTTGCAGTGGCACCACATGCTCTCGGCCCGGACGGACACGACCGACCTCGCTGCGTTACAGCTCAATGTCCTCGCCGACGGGCTCTTTCACGTGGCGACATACGCGTTCACGATCGTCGGGATCGTGTTGATCGTCCGCGCGTGGCGACATCCGTACGTCCCACCCTCGAGCCGAACGCTATTCGGTTCGGTTCTGATGGGCTGGGGTCTCTTCAACCTGGTCGAGGGACTCGTCAATCACCACCTCCTCGAACTCCACCACGTGTGGCCCGACGGGCCGGCGAGCGTCCTGGTATTCGACGTCGCGTTCTTGCTGTCGGGCGTGCTCTTGCTCGCGCTCGGGTACGGTATCGCTCGCTCGGACTCGGATGCAGCCGGCAGTACCCGAAGTGAAGCCGCCTGA